From a region of the Halolamina sp. CBA1230 genome:
- the hisA gene encoding 1-(5-phosphoribosyl)-5-[(5-phosphoribosylamino)methylideneamino]imidazole-4-carboxamide isomerase, whose translation MSQFPTFEVIPAVDVQDGEAVQLVGGERDSGKRYGDPVAAAKRWLDEGAETLHLVDLDGAFEGERENADAIKAIVDATVPEVDVQVGGGIRTVADATSLLDAGVDRVILGTAAVENPDIVERISETHPGSVMVSLDAKEGEVVVSGWTEGTGLDPAEAAARYEELGAGSVLFTNVDVEGQLSGIDRETVERVVDAVEIPVVASGGVTELGDVGELRDAGAAAVVVGTALYEGRFSLSDAMDV comes from the coding sequence GTGAGCCAGTTCCCGACGTTCGAGGTGATCCCGGCGGTGGACGTACAGGACGGCGAGGCGGTTCAGCTGGTGGGGGGCGAGCGCGACTCCGGGAAACGCTACGGCGACCCCGTCGCCGCCGCGAAGCGCTGGCTGGACGAGGGCGCCGAGACGCTCCACCTCGTGGATCTCGACGGCGCGTTCGAGGGCGAGCGCGAGAACGCCGACGCGATCAAGGCCATCGTCGACGCCACTGTCCCGGAGGTGGATGTCCAGGTCGGCGGCGGGATTCGGACCGTCGCGGACGCCACGTCGCTGCTCGATGCGGGTGTCGATCGCGTGATCCTCGGCACGGCGGCGGTCGAGAACCCGGACATCGTCGAGCGGATCTCGGAGACGCATCCGGGGAGCGTGATGGTCAGTCTCGACGCGAAGGAGGGGGAGGTCGTCGTCTCGGGCTGGACCGAGGGGACGGGGCTCGATCCGGCCGAGGCCGCGGCGCGCTACGAGGAGCTGGGTGCGGGCTCGGTGCTGTTCACGAACGTCGACGTGGAGGGGCAGCTCTCGGGGATCGACCGCGAGACGGTGGAGAGAGTGGTCGACGCGGTGGAGATCCCGGTGGTCGCGAGCGGTGGGGTTACTGAGCTGGGGGATGTTGGGGAGCTTCGGGACGCCGGGGCTGCGGCCGTGGTGGTGGGGACGGCGCTGTACGAGGGTCGGTTCTCGTTGTCGGACGCGATGGACGTTTAG
- a CDS encoding ACT domain-containing protein gives MFDEIMEKFEGSPSQQAVVRLLLERGFSINDEGRVVSGGIEIPNTGIAREIGVDRRVVDSTTQALLEDDELRDIFQNISAVPSLMDLAPVLDLSVVTVEVGNPDASGLVADVTGLIAEEGLTIRQVLSDDPEFADEPKLYVILDEEPSGDLLKEIRGLPFVRKVGF, from the coding sequence GTGTTCGACGAGATCATGGAGAAGTTCGAGGGGTCGCCCTCCCAGCAGGCGGTCGTGCGCCTGCTGCTGGAGCGCGGTTTCTCGATCAACGACGAGGGGCGGGTCGTCTCCGGGGGGATCGAGATCCCGAACACGGGGATCGCCCGCGAGATCGGCGTCGACCGGCGCGTCGTCGACTCCACCACGCAGGCGCTGCTCGAGGACGACGAGCTCCGGGACATCTTCCAGAACATTTCGGCGGTGCCGAGCCTGATGGATCTCGCGCCCGTGCTCGACCTCTCCGTCGTCACCGTCGAAGTGGGCAACCCCGACGCGTCCGGGCTCGTCGCCGACGTGACGGGGCTCATCGCCGAGGAGGGGTTGACCATCCGCCAGGTGCTCTCGGACGACCCGGAGTTCGCCGACGAGCCAAAACTCTACGTCATCCTCGACGAGGAACCCTCGGGCGACCTGCTGAAGGAGATCCGGGGGCTGCCGTTCGTCCGGAAAGTGGGTTTCTGA
- a CDS encoding S9 family peptidase, with amino-acid sequence MARIEAADFHEIAKPGDARLSPDGEQVAFVKELPDDDERYEATIYLVPSDGSDEPRQFSVSEGADSQPRWSPAGDRLAFVSNRGKDDDRPQLWLIPVDGGEARQVTEVPAGVGGIAWSPDGDRIAFTQSTTETEREEGTDVDISEEPEYEREEPDPRVIDRTVYRTGQSHFDGARSHVYVAHVGDGLASADEVDVERITDGDVDFGGPEWGDASTLYYTAQDVGEDPDDSHRYSIYAYDTDAEAAEKVHESSGWGAGLAATDDGRVAFLYSEEEQASIQPTELKVLDTENGEVAWITEALDRGLGYESAPQWGADGERIYFSTPDEGKTSVWSAPGGASEPPSRVIRPGAVSAGHVGAERFAFAMSEWDHPGDVFVCTLDHADEPGLDGGVGAEREDCVRLTELNADYLDDVSVQEPEELSFDSDQGEVHGWTITPPEFDPEKEYPLAVEVHGGPHAMWTTAGTMWHEFQTLAARGYVVFWSNPRGSTGYGEEYMQAIERDWGDVTLTDVMAGVDLLADREYVDADDVHLTGGSFGGFMTAWTVGQTDFFRSAVSQRGVYDLTGFYGSTDGAYALVEGDFDTTPSEEPAFLWEQSPTGHAHEVETPTLVIHSDDDYRTPVCTAELWYRMLRKQGTDTRFVLYPREGHELSRSGEPGHVVDRVERIARWFDGYSDHHDVPRALDREEDEGLSASEDDDEDENGDDAENEE; translated from the coding sequence ATGGCACGAATCGAGGCCGCGGACTTCCACGAGATCGCCAAACCCGGCGACGCCCGCCTCTCGCCGGACGGCGAGCAGGTCGCGTTCGTCAAGGAACTCCCGGACGACGACGAGCGCTACGAGGCGACGATCTATCTCGTCCCGAGCGACGGGAGCGACGAGCCCCGCCAGTTCAGCGTCTCGGAGGGCGCCGACAGCCAGCCCCGCTGGTCGCCCGCCGGCGATCGCCTCGCCTTCGTCTCGAACCGGGGGAAGGACGACGACCGCCCACAGCTCTGGCTCATCCCCGTCGACGGCGGCGAGGCCCGACAGGTCACGGAGGTGCCCGCCGGCGTTGGGGGGATCGCCTGGTCGCCCGACGGCGACCGGATCGCGTTCACCCAGTCCACGACGGAGACCGAACGCGAGGAAGGAACGGACGTCGACATCTCCGAGGAGCCGGAGTACGAGCGCGAGGAGCCGGACCCGCGAGTGATCGACCGCACCGTCTACCGCACGGGGCAGTCGCACTTCGACGGCGCGCGCTCACACGTCTACGTCGCCCACGTCGGCGACGGCCTCGCGAGCGCCGACGAGGTCGACGTCGAGCGGATCACCGACGGCGACGTCGACTTCGGCGGTCCCGAGTGGGGCGACGCGTCGACGCTGTACTACACCGCCCAGGACGTGGGCGAGGACCCCGACGACTCCCACCGGTACTCCATCTACGCGTACGACACCGACGCCGAAGCGGCCGAGAAGGTCCACGAGTCGAGCGGCTGGGGCGCCGGCCTCGCCGCCACCGACGACGGACGGGTCGCGTTCCTCTACAGCGAGGAGGAGCAGGCCAGCATCCAGCCGACCGAACTCAAAGTGCTCGACACCGAGAACGGCGAGGTGGCCTGGATCACCGAGGCGCTCGACCGCGGACTGGGGTACGAGTCCGCGCCGCAGTGGGGCGCCGACGGCGAGCGGATCTACTTCTCGACGCCCGACGAGGGGAAGACCAGCGTCTGGTCGGCGCCCGGTGGGGCGAGCGAGCCGCCGAGCCGCGTGATCCGCCCCGGCGCCGTCAGCGCCGGCCACGTCGGCGCGGAGCGGTTCGCCTTCGCGATGAGCGAGTGGGACCATCCCGGGGACGTGTTCGTCTGCACGCTCGATCACGCCGACGAGCCGGGACTCGACGGCGGTGTGGGCGCCGAACGCGAGGACTGCGTCCGCCTCACCGAACTCAACGCCGACTACCTCGACGACGTCTCGGTGCAGGAGCCCGAGGAGCTCTCCTTCGACTCCGACCAGGGCGAGGTCCACGGCTGGACCATCACGCCCCCCGAGTTCGACCCCGAGAAGGAGTACCCCCTCGCGGTCGAGGTCCACGGCGGCCCTCACGCGATGTGGACGACTGCGGGCACGATGTGGCATGAGTTCCAGACGCTCGCGGCCCGCGGCTACGTCGTCTTCTGGTCGAACCCACGCGGCTCGACGGGCTACGGCGAGGAGTACATGCAGGCGATCGAGCGCGACTGGGGCGACGTGACGCTAACCGACGTGATGGCCGGCGTCGACCTGCTGGCCGACCGCGAGTACGTCGACGCCGACGACGTCCACCTCACGGGTGGCTCCTTCGGCGGGTTCATGACCGCGTGGACGGTCGGGCAGACGGACTTCTTCCGATCGGCGGTCTCCCAGCGCGGCGTCTACGACCTCACGGGGTTCTACGGCTCGACCGACGGCGCCTACGCGCTCGTCGAGGGCGACTTCGACACCACGCCGTCGGAGGAGCCGGCGTTCCTCTGGGAGCAGTCGCCGACGGGCCACGCCCACGAGGTAGAGACGCCGACGCTGGTGATCCACTCCGACGACGACTACCGCACGCCGGTCTGTACCGCCGAACTCTGGTACCGGATGCTCCGCAAGCAGGGCACCGACACGCGGTTCGTGCTCTACCCCCGCGAAGGGCACGAGCTCTCCCGCTCGGGCGAGCCCGGCCACGTCGTCGACCGCGTCGAGCGCATCGCGCGGTGGTTCGACGGGTACAGCGACCACCACGATGTCCCACGGGCGCTCGACCGCGAGGAGGACGAGGGGCTCTCGGCGAGTGAGGACGACGACGAGGACGAAAACGGCGACGACGCCGAGAACGAGGAGTAG
- a CDS encoding S26 family signal peptidase, which yields MSAGEGPPPEPSTDDDEPDGLLRRFLTAETGPLMFAREMLTSIATVAAVGLLLFAVSGVWPPMVAVESSSMSPNMQTGDLIFVTEPGRFAPDAARGETGVVTHRVGKEVDYKTFNDFGTVIVYESRGSSPPIIHRARFWVEDGENWYDEANEAWVQGADNCEEMDNCPAPHAGFITKGDNNAYYDQTNNIREPVKPEWLIGTARVRIPYLGWVRLGFSGAATTGPGPIDAGVASATVDESPPAVNDSASTLNGSVAGAVETSVSVVGPESRSLSSPLSAA from the coding sequence ATGAGTGCTGGCGAAGGTCCCCCACCGGAGCCGTCGACCGACGACGACGAGCCGGACGGCCTGCTTCGTCGGTTTCTGACAGCCGAGACCGGCCCGCTGATGTTCGCCCGGGAGATGCTGACCAGCATCGCGACCGTCGCCGCGGTGGGCCTGCTGCTGTTCGCGGTCAGCGGCGTCTGGCCGCCGATGGTCGCCGTCGAGAGCTCCAGTATGAGCCCGAACATGCAGACGGGCGACCTGATCTTCGTCACTGAACCCGGCCGGTTTGCTCCCGACGCCGCCCGCGGTGAGACCGGTGTCGTAACCCACCGAGTCGGCAAAGAGGTCGACTACAAGACGTTCAACGACTTCGGGACCGTCATCGTGTACGAAAGTCGTGGGTCGAGCCCGCCGATCATCCACCGCGCGCGCTTCTGGGTCGAGGACGGCGAGAACTGGTACGACGAGGCCAACGAGGCGTGGGTGCAGGGCGCCGACAACTGCGAGGAGATGGACAACTGCCCGGCCCCCCACGCGGGCTTCATCACCAAAGGCGACAACAACGCCTACTACGACCAGACCAACAACATCCGGGAGCCAGTGAAGCCGGAGTGGCTGATCGGCACCGCACGGGTCCGAATCCCCTACCTCGGCTGGGTCCGACTGGGCTTCTCCGGCGCGGCGACGACTGGACCCGGACCGATCGACGCCGGGGTCGCGAGTGCGACGGTCGATGAGTCGCCGCCTGCGGTGAACGACTCCGCATCCACCCTCAACGGCTCCGTTGCGGGTGCAGTCGAAACGTCGGTGTCGGTCGTCGGTCCCGAATCGAGAAGCTTGTCGAGTCCGCTATCGGCGGCCTAA
- a CDS encoding DNA-directed DNA polymerase II small subunit, with product MPQESHRRLVEALTSRGYNAEREAVTLLADAGEPELAAEAAAEAAGDAFVVTAAHAREALDGPLLGGDPESEATPDEPSHPEAAEGAPDLAAKAPTDMEAGNDSTPADELLTEEDEGSPATGGGEDEGSSALGADDDEESSPDADSDDTNVSTGSENRDNRQEESGSGAETKGSTGEDIVEPSTTAEAVGDRSPPAPEIRNDVTGRSTGTGEYEEFVGTFQDRYDRLAGLLRGRVNHRPAEAIQSMPGGSDAEMIGLVDDIRSTASGHWIVELEDTTGTFPCLIMKDRAFAPLVDDLLLDECLAVQGTLADDGGIMFVDSLHFPDVPRTHKPNTADRHVQAALISDIHVGSQEFAQDAWDRFAEWLHTPEAEAVEYLLIGGDMVEGVGVYPDQDEELDVVDIYDQYETFAEELKKVPGDMEIVMIPGNHDAVRLAEPQPAFTEELRDIMSAHDARFTGNPSTVTVEGVSVLMYHGVSLDEVIAELPEEKASYDDPHKAMYQLLKKRHVAPQYGGHTRVAPEEKDYLVIDEVPDVFHTGHVHKLGWGKYHNVLAVNSGCWQEQTDFQKSVNIDPDYGYAPILDLDTLDMTVRKFV from the coding sequence GTGCCACAGGAGTCCCATCGACGGCTCGTGGAGGCGCTCACGAGCCGGGGGTACAACGCCGAACGCGAGGCGGTGACGCTGCTCGCGGACGCCGGCGAACCCGAACTCGCCGCCGAAGCAGCGGCGGAGGCCGCCGGCGACGCGTTCGTCGTCACCGCCGCCCACGCCCGCGAGGCGCTCGACGGGCCACTGCTCGGCGGCGACCCCGAGAGCGAGGCGACTCCTGACGAACCCAGTCACCCCGAGGCGGCCGAGGGTGCCCCCGACCTCGCCGCGAAGGCGCCGACCGACATGGAGGCCGGGAACGACTCGACGCCTGCCGACGAACTGCTGACCGAGGAGGACGAAGGGTCGCCGGCAACTGGAGGCGGCGAGGACGAAGGGTCGTCGGCACTCGGAGCCGACGACGACGAAGAGTCGTCGCCCGACGCCGATTCTGACGATACCAACGTTTCGACTGGAAGCGAAAATCGAGATAATCGACAGGAAGAGAGCGGTAGTGGAGCCGAAACGAAGGGGTCTACGGGCGAGGATATCGTCGAACCGTCGACCACTGCAGAGGCCGTCGGCGACCGCTCGCCGCCCGCGCCGGAGATCCGCAACGACGTGACCGGCCGCTCCACGGGCACCGGCGAGTACGAGGAGTTCGTCGGCACGTTCCAGGACCGCTACGACCGGCTCGCGGGACTGCTCCGCGGGCGCGTGAACCACCGGCCGGCGGAGGCGATCCAGTCGATGCCCGGCGGGAGCGACGCGGAGATGATCGGCCTCGTCGACGACATCCGGTCGACCGCGTCGGGCCACTGGATCGTCGAACTGGAGGACACCACGGGGACGTTCCCCTGCCTGATCATGAAGGACCGCGCGTTCGCTCCCCTCGTCGACGACCTGCTGCTCGACGAGTGTCTCGCGGTGCAGGGGACGCTGGCCGACGACGGCGGGATCATGTTCGTCGACTCGCTCCATTTCCCCGACGTGCCCCGGACGCACAAGCCCAACACGGCCGACCGACACGTGCAGGCCGCCCTCATCTCGGATATTCACGTCGGCAGCCAGGAGTTCGCCCAGGACGCCTGGGACCGCTTCGCGGAGTGGCTCCACACGCCCGAGGCCGAGGCCGTGGAGTACCTGCTTATCGGCGGCGACATGGTCGAGGGCGTCGGCGTCTACCCGGACCAGGACGAGGAGCTCGACGTCGTCGACATCTACGACCAGTACGAGACGTTCGCGGAGGAGCTGAAGAAGGTGCCCGGCGACATGGAGATCGTGATGATCCCCGGGAACCACGACGCGGTCCGGCTGGCGGAGCCGCAGCCCGCGTTCACCGAGGAACTGCGGGACATCATGAGCGCCCACGACGCCCGCTTCACGGGCAACCCCTCCACCGTCACCGTCGAGGGCGTCTCGGTGCTGATGTACCACGGCGTCTCGCTGGACGAGGTGATCGCCGAACTCCCGGAGGAGAAAGCCAGCTACGACGACCCGCACAAGGCGATGTACCAGCTCCTGAAGAAACGGCACGTCGCCCCGCAGTACGGCGGCCACACTCGCGTCGCGCCCGAGGAGAAGGACTACCTCGTGATCGACGAGGTGCCGGACGTGTTCCACACCGGCCACGTCCACAAGCTCGGCTGGGGGAAGTACCACAACGTGCTCGCGGTGAACTCCGGCTGCTGGCAGGAGCAGACCGACTTCCAGAAGTCCGTCAACATCGACCCCGACTACGGCTACGCGCCCATTCTGGATCTGGACACGCTGGACATGACAGTCCGGAAGTTCGTGTGA
- the upp gene encoding uracil phosphoribosyltransferase produces the protein MPIEDRDQAKLVTHALAKDTLSKIRDVETEQVGFRKGLVKLGRICGYEIIDGAMETEYVPVQTPLTETTGERVKGLDDVVIINVLRAATPFVEGLLKAFPRAKQGVISAGRDEEAGMDDDGRFPISVDYKKLPEITADDTVVVADPMLATGSTMCTVLDNVLDAAVEEPEDLFVLSAVSAPEGLVRVNEEFPEADLLTVSIDDGLNDEGFIVPGLGDAGDRSFRTT, from the coding sequence ATGCCCATCGAGGATCGCGACCAGGCGAAGCTGGTCACGCACGCGCTGGCGAAGGACACCCTCTCGAAGATCCGGGACGTGGAGACCGAGCAGGTCGGCTTCCGCAAGGGGCTCGTGAAACTCGGCCGGATCTGCGGCTACGAGATCATCGACGGCGCGATGGAGACGGAGTACGTCCCCGTCCAGACCCCCCTGACCGAGACGACCGGCGAGCGCGTCAAGGGGCTCGACGACGTCGTGATCATCAACGTTCTCCGAGCCGCGACGCCGTTCGTCGAGGGGCTGCTGAAGGCGTTCCCGCGCGCGAAGCAGGGAGTCATCTCCGCCGGCCGCGACGAGGAGGCCGGGATGGACGACGACGGTCGGTTCCCGATCAGCGTCGACTACAAGAAGCTGCCCGAGATCACCGCGGACGACACGGTCGTCGTCGCGGACCCGATGCTCGCCACGGGGTCGACGATGTGTACGGTGCTCGACAACGTTCTCGACGCCGCCGTCGAGGAGCCCGAGGACCTGTTCGTGCTCTCGGCGGTGTCGGCGCCGGAGGGGCTGGTCCGGGTCAACGAGGAGTTCCCCGAGGCCGACCTGCTGACGGTCTCTATCGACGACGGCCTCAACGACGAGGGGTTCATCGTGCCCGGGCTGGGCGACGCGGGGGATCGGTCGTTCCGGACCACGTGA
- a CDS encoding YigZ family protein, whose product MPESFRTVDGRGEAHFTVRGSEFVGHVDRADTVEAAEAFVEAVREEYDDATHNVPAYRVPAGEASPDRLNEVMIREYQSDDGEPTGSSGKPALNVLQQREIRNVVAVVTRYYGGTNLGVGGLARAYSRAVKEAVDDAGVAEVRPRHRFTVTVDYDDSGTVRGLLEGADCEFDAAYEAEVSFDVSVPVTDSDDLRDRIQSATSGRARVE is encoded by the coding sequence GTGCCGGAGAGCTTCCGTACCGTCGACGGCCGTGGGGAGGCCCACTTCACGGTCCGGGGCTCGGAGTTCGTCGGCCACGTGGATCGCGCTGACACCGTCGAGGCCGCCGAGGCGTTCGTCGAGGCCGTCCGCGAGGAGTACGACGACGCCACCCACAACGTCCCCGCGTACCGCGTCCCGGCGGGCGAGGCCTCGCCGGATCGGCTGAACGAGGTCATGATCCGGGAGTACCAGAGCGACGACGGCGAGCCCACGGGGTCGTCGGGCAAGCCGGCGCTGAACGTCCTTCAACAGCGCGAGATCCGGAACGTCGTCGCGGTCGTCACGCGCTACTACGGCGGCACGAACCTCGGTGTCGGTGGGCTCGCCCGCGCCTACTCCCGGGCGGTGAAGGAGGCCGTCGACGACGCCGGCGTCGCGGAAGTCCGGCCGCGCCACCGCTTCACCGTCACCGTCGACTACGACGACTCCGGCACCGTCCGGGGGCTGCTCGAGGGCGCCGACTGCGAGTTCGACGCCGCCTACGAGGCCGAGGTGAGCTTCGACGTGTCGGTGCCGGTCACCGACAGCGACGACCTGCGCGACCGCATCCAGTCCGCGACCAGCGGGCGGGCACGGGTCGAGTAG
- a CDS encoding Era-like GTP-binding protein, whose amino-acid sequence MGLLTSLKQSITRVTDGLFASEEPKRIGIYGPPNAGKTTLANRIARDWTGDAVGPESHIPHETRRARRKEGVTIERDGREVTIDIVDTPGVATKVDYEEFLDHDMEKEDAVRRSREATEGVAEAMHWLREDVDGVIYVLDSTEDPFTQVNTMLIGIIESQELPVLILANKIDKEESDIQRIANAFPQHETIPLSALEGQNMDEVYENIAEYFS is encoded by the coding sequence ATGGGTCTGCTCACGAGTCTGAAACAAAGTATTACGCGGGTCACGGACGGCCTGTTCGCGTCAGAGGAGCCGAAACGGATCGGGATCTACGGCCCGCCCAACGCCGGGAAGACCACGCTGGCGAACCGCATCGCCCGCGACTGGACCGGCGACGCGGTGGGCCCGGAGAGTCACATCCCCCACGAGACACGGCGTGCGCGCCGGAAGGAGGGTGTGACCATCGAACGTGACGGTCGGGAGGTCACGATCGACATCGTCGACACGCCCGGCGTCGCGACGAAAGTCGACTACGAGGAGTTCCTCGACCACGACATGGAGAAGGAGGACGCCGTCCGGCGCTCCCGCGAGGCGACCGAAGGTGTCGCCGAGGCCATGCACTGGCTCCGGGAGGACGTCGACGGCGTGATCTACGTGCTCGACAGCACCGAGGACCCGTTCACGCAGGTGAACACGATGCTGATCGGCATCATCGAGAGCCAGGAGCTCCCGGTGCTGATCCTCGCGAACAAGATCGACAAGGAGGAGTCGGACATCCAGCGGATCGCGAACGCGTTCCCGCAGCACGAGACGATCCCGCTCTCCGCACTGGAGGGACAGAACATGGACGAAGTGTACGAGAACATCGCGGAGTACTTCTCCTAA
- the hisB gene encoding imidazoleglycerol-phosphate dehydratase HisB: MTDRTATVARETAETEIDCTLTIDGDGESEVDTGIGFLDHMLDAFARHGLFDLELTCDGDLGVDDHHSVEDVGIVLGQAFDEALGTRAGIRRFADRRVPMDEAQASVVVDVSGRPYFRFDGAFSQERVGEFTSVLARHFARSLGQHAGLTLHCGIEGDNAHHEIEALFKGLARALDDATRLDERRSDTPSTKETL, from the coding sequence ATGACCGACCGGACAGCGACCGTCGCCCGCGAGACGGCCGAAACCGAGATCGACTGCACGCTCACGATCGACGGGGACGGCGAGAGCGAGGTCGACACCGGGATCGGCTTCCTTGACCACATGCTGGACGCCTTCGCCCGGCACGGCCTGTTCGACCTCGAACTCACCTGCGACGGCGACCTGGGCGTCGACGACCACCACTCCGTCGAGGACGTGGGGATCGTCCTCGGACAGGCGTTCGACGAGGCGCTCGGCACCCGCGCGGGGATCCGTCGCTTCGCCGACCGCCGCGTCCCGATGGACGAGGCGCAGGCGAGCGTCGTCGTCGACGTCTCCGGCCGCCCCTACTTCCGGTTCGACGGCGCCTTCTCGCAGGAACGCGTCGGCGAGTTCACCAGCGTGCTCGCCCGCCACTTCGCGCGCTCGCTCGGCCAGCACGCCGGTCTCACGCTCCACTGCGGGATCGAGGGCGACAACGCCCACCACGAGATCGAGGCGCTGTTCAAAGGACTCGCCCGCGCGCTCGACGACGCCACCCGACTCGACGAGCGCCGGAGCGACACCCCGAGCACGAAGGAGACGCTCTAG
- a CDS encoding AAA family ATPase — translation MNDMNDDTGSEGGEGDPNDGWPIADDGAVEEDADDADIDSDDGSSAAEPDDGEDTDTDESEVLDTDGVTDGVDSSLDTEGIDSSVDLDTGGVDIDRMLEDDGDSQGLFDDLMAGEPIFSNKEVLRPSYTPHELPHRTDQINQMATILVSALRGDTPSNILIYGKTGTGKTASAKFVSQELESTSQKYDVPCEVEYINCEITDTQYRVLAQLANKFIEKNREIVGDRLDELRERRSAAADGDEDALADTEFDSVEAVDEKISELEDDREEMEEVPMTGWPTDRVYSKFFDAIDYHERVVVIMLDEIDKLVEKSGDDTLYNLSRMNSELENSRISIMGISNDLKFTDFLDPRVKSSLGEEEIVFPPYDANQLRDILQHRSDVAFKDDALTDDVIPLCAAFAAQEHGDARRALDLLRTAGELAERSQAETVEEQHVRQAQDKIELDRVVEVVRTLPTQSKIVLFATILLEKNGVHNINTGEVFNIYKRLCEEIDADVLTQRRVTDLISELDMLGIVNAVVVSKGRYGRTKEISLSVPIEETEHVLLSDSRLGDIENAQPFVQARFDN, via the coding sequence ATGAACGATATGAACGACGACACGGGTTCGGAAGGAGGAGAGGGCGATCCGAACGACGGCTGGCCGATCGCGGACGACGGCGCGGTCGAAGAGGACGCTGACGACGCCGACATCGACAGCGACGATGGATCGAGCGCCGCCGAGCCGGACGACGGCGAGGACACCGACACGGACGAGTCCGAGGTCCTCGACACGGACGGGGTCACCGACGGCGTCGACTCCTCGTTGGACACGGAGGGGATCGACTCCTCGGTCGATCTCGACACCGGCGGCGTCGACATCGACCGGATGCTCGAGGACGACGGCGACAGCCAGGGGCTGTTCGACGACCTGATGGCCGGGGAGCCGATATTCAGCAACAAGGAGGTGCTCAGACCCTCCTACACGCCACACGAGCTCCCCCACCGTACCGACCAGATCAACCAGATGGCGACCATCCTGGTGTCGGCGCTGCGCGGGGACACCCCCTCGAACATCCTGATCTACGGGAAGACCGGCACCGGGAAGACCGCGAGCGCGAAGTTCGTGAGCCAGGAGCTCGAGTCCACCTCCCAGAAGTACGACGTCCCCTGCGAGGTGGAGTACATCAACTGCGAGATCACCGACACGCAGTACCGCGTGCTCGCCCAGCTCGCGAACAAGTTCATCGAGAAGAACCGCGAGATCGTCGGCGACCGCCTCGACGAACTCCGCGAACGCCGCTCGGCCGCGGCCGACGGCGACGAGGACGCGCTCGCGGACACGGAGTTCGACAGCGTCGAGGCCGTCGACGAGAAGATCAGCGAACTCGAGGACGACCGCGAGGAGATGGAGGAGGTGCCCATGACCGGGTGGCCCACCGACCGCGTCTACTCCAAGTTCTTCGACGCGATCGACTACCACGAGCGCGTGGTCGTGATCATGCTCGACGAGATCGACAAACTCGTCGAGAAGTCCGGGGACGACACGCTGTACAACCTCTCCCGGATGAACTCCGAACTGGAGAATTCCCGCATCTCGATCATGGGGATCTCGAACGACCTCAAGTTCACCGACTTCCTCGATCCCCGAGTCAAGTCCAGCCTGGGCGAGGAGGAGATCGTGTTCCCGCCGTACGACGCCAATCAGCTCCGGGACATCCTCCAGCACCGCTCGGACGTGGCGTTCAAGGACGACGCGCTGACCGACGACGTGATCCCGCTGTGTGCCGCCTTCGCCGCACAGGAGCACGGGGACGCGCGACGCGCACTCGACCTCCTCCGGACCGCCGGCGAACTCGCCGAGCGCAGTCAGGCCGAGACCGTCGAGGAGCAGCACGTCCGGCAGGCCCAGGACAAGATCGAACTCGACCGCGTGGTCGAGGTCGTGCGCACGCTCCCGACCCAGAGCAAGATCGTCCTGTTCGCGACGATCCTGCTCGAGAAGAACGGCGTCCACAACATCAACACCGGCGAGGTGTTCAACATCTACAAGCGTCTCTGCGAGGAGATCGACGCCGACGTGCTGACCCAGCGCCGCGTCACCGACCTCATCAGCGAACTCGACATGCTGGGGATCGTCAACGCCGTCGTCGTCTCGAAGGGGCGCTACGGCCGCACGAAGGAGATCTCGCTGTCGGTCCCGATCGAGGAGACCGAACACGTCCTGCTCTCGGACTCCCGCCTCGGCGACATCGAGAACGCCCAGCCCTTCGTGCAGGCGCGCTTCGACAACTGA